A part of Amycolatopsis camponoti genomic DNA contains:
- a CDS encoding kynureninase, which translates to MTTLEEAARLDAADELAAFRDRFVPITDPGVVAYLDGNSLGRPLRATAERLQELVADQWGARLIRSWEERWLALPERIGDELGRVALGAAPGQTIVADSTSVCLYKTLRAAAALRPGRDEIVTDSANFPSDRFLVESVAAELGHTVRWIEGGDVRPEDVAAVAGPRTAAVVLSHVDYRSAAIADLAGITRLVHDRGALTVWDLCHSVGSIPVELDAGGADFAVGCTYKFLNAGPGAPAFLYVNARHHAEFGQPITGWMGAADTFGMAEHYVPAPGIRRALSGTPPVLGMVGVQEGVALLAEAGIERVRAKAVALGRWVLALADEWLAPLGFTVASPREDARRGGHVTLRHSDAERLSRVLIEHGVLIDFRRPDGIRVGLSPLTTGFTEVRAAMDRIRELAA; encoded by the coding sequence CTGACGACGCTCGAGGAGGCCGCGCGCCTCGACGCCGCGGACGAGCTGGCCGCGTTCCGCGACCGCTTCGTCCCGATCACCGATCCCGGCGTCGTCGCCTACCTCGACGGGAACTCGCTGGGCCGTCCCCTGCGCGCGACGGCCGAGCGGCTGCAGGAGCTCGTCGCCGACCAGTGGGGCGCCCGGCTGATCCGCTCCTGGGAGGAGCGCTGGCTCGCCCTCCCCGAGCGGATCGGCGACGAGCTGGGCCGCGTCGCGCTCGGCGCCGCGCCCGGCCAGACCATCGTCGCCGACTCGACGTCCGTGTGCCTCTACAAGACGCTGCGGGCGGCGGCCGCGCTCCGGCCGGGACGCGACGAGATCGTCACCGACTCCGCCAACTTCCCCTCCGACCGGTTCCTCGTCGAGAGCGTCGCCGCCGAACTCGGCCACACGGTCCGGTGGATCGAGGGTGGTGACGTCCGCCCCGAGGACGTCGCCGCCGTCGCCGGGCCGCGGACCGCCGCCGTCGTGCTGTCCCATGTGGACTACCGCTCCGCCGCGATCGCCGACCTCGCGGGGATCACGCGGCTGGTGCACGACCGCGGCGCCCTCACCGTCTGGGACCTCTGCCACAGCGTCGGCTCGATCCCGGTCGAGCTGGACGCCGGTGGCGCCGACTTCGCCGTCGGCTGCACGTACAAGTTCCTCAACGCCGGGCCCGGCGCGCCCGCCTTCCTCTACGTGAACGCGCGCCACCACGCGGAGTTCGGGCAGCCGATCACCGGCTGGATGGGCGCGGCCGACACGTTCGGCATGGCCGAGCACTACGTGCCCGCGCCCGGCATCCGCCGCGCGCTGTCCGGCACCCCGCCGGTGCTGGGCATGGTGGGCGTCCAGGAAGGCGTCGCGCTGCTGGCCGAGGCCGGGATCGAGCGTGTGCGGGCCAAAGCCGTCGCGCTGGGACGGTGGGTGCTCGCCCTCGCCGACGAATGGCTCGCGCCGCTCGGCTTCACGGTGGCTTCGCCGCGCGAAGACGCCCGCCGCGGCGGGCACGTCACCCTCCGGCACTCCGACGCCGAACGGCTTTCCCGGGTGCTGATCGAGCACGGCGTGCTGATCGACTTCCGCCGTCCGGACGGCATCCGCGTCGGGCTGAGCCCGCTCACCACGGGGTTCACCGAGGTCCGGGCGGCCATGGACCGCATCCGGGAACTCGCCGCCTGA
- a CDS encoding WhiB family transcriptional regulator, giving the protein MEATMTGWAELAACKDEDPELFFPISAMGPGARQTAQAKAVCARCPVRAECLGYALDNGLDHGVFGGTTAEDRRRLTRTAPQRHRAA; this is encoded by the coding sequence ATGGAAGCCACGATGACGGGCTGGGCGGAACTCGCGGCCTGCAAGGACGAGGACCCGGAACTGTTCTTCCCGATCTCCGCCATGGGCCCCGGCGCCCGGCAGACGGCGCAGGCCAAGGCCGTGTGCGCACGCTGCCCGGTGCGCGCCGAATGCCTCGGCTACGCGCTCGACAACGGCCTGGACCACGGTGTTTTCGGCGGGACCACCGCCGAGGACCGACGCCGGCTGACGCGTACCGCGCCGCAGCGGCACCGAGCTGCTTGA
- a CDS encoding RNA polymerase sigma factor — protein sequence MWADDDFDAFFRADFPPLVAFLCKAGFEAELARDIAAEAMLHALEAWPTLEDPRAWVRRVAGRLLDAVDDARTDWTAAGDPQDDEKLAALVDQHAGLIDLLASLPGQQRLVLAWSLDGFTPTQIAKALRIAPATVRSNLRHVRERLRRHRAAPPGDQRDREG from the coding sequence GTGTGGGCTGACGACGATTTCGACGCGTTCTTCCGCGCCGACTTCCCCCCGCTCGTGGCGTTCCTGTGCAAAGCCGGGTTCGAGGCCGAGCTGGCCCGCGACATCGCCGCCGAGGCAATGTTGCACGCGCTGGAGGCGTGGCCGACCCTCGAAGACCCGCGAGCCTGGGTCCGCCGCGTCGCCGGGCGGCTGCTCGACGCGGTGGACGACGCGCGCACCGACTGGACCGCGGCGGGCGATCCGCAGGACGACGAGAAGCTGGCCGCCCTGGTCGACCAGCACGCGGGGCTCATCGACCTGCTCGCCTCCCTGCCCGGGCAGCAGCGATTGGTCCTCGCCTGGTCACTCGACGGCTTCACGCCGACGCAGATCGCGAAGGCGCTGCGCATCGCGCCCGCGACCGTCCGCTCCAACCTCCGCCACGTGCGGGAACGCCTCAGGCGCCACCGGGCCGCACCGCCCGGCGATCAGCGGGACAGGGAAGGGTGA
- a CDS encoding isoamylase — protein sequence MIKTSKSRAGTQRVTFSLPAEAPPGRVSVVGSFNDWTPGRHHLTTRSNGRRSASVDVPPGTVLQFRYLGEDGLWFDDPDLTDRVDGNCVYSTN from the coding sequence GTGATCAAGACCAGCAAGAGCCGGGCCGGCACCCAGCGAGTGACGTTCAGCCTCCCGGCCGAGGCACCGCCCGGGCGGGTGAGCGTGGTCGGGTCGTTCAACGACTGGACGCCCGGCCGCCACCACCTCACCACCCGCTCCAACGGCCGCCGGTCGGCGTCGGTGGACGTGCCACCGGGAACCGTGCTCCAGTTCCGGTACCTCGGCGAGGACGGCCTGTGGTTCGACGACCCCGACCTGACCGACCGGGTGGACGGCAACTGCGTCTACTCGACGAACTGA
- a CDS encoding LysR family transcriptional regulator encodes MLDPRLCRSFLAVAETRSFTAAARRLGVGQPTVSQHVRRLERDSGGLLFARDTHTVELTARGQAMLGFAQTIVDTEERAERHFRGAELRGRVRFGVSEDFALGELPEILHRLRRSHPLVDVELTVELSDVLAQRLRAGQLDLVLGKRRPGTHHGRLLWREPLVWIGSAATVLEPGQPVPLVQYPMPSITRQLAVECLERAGLEWRAACQTSSLTGLRAAAAAGLGVTLHARSLVPADLIELDGLPEPGEIEFMLLARESTEGPAAALEEFVLDRVRR; translated from the coding sequence GTGCTGGACCCGCGCCTGTGCCGTTCGTTCCTCGCCGTCGCCGAGACGCGCAGCTTCACCGCGGCCGCGCGGCGGCTGGGGGTCGGCCAGCCGACGGTCAGCCAGCACGTCCGGCGCCTGGAGCGCGACTCGGGCGGGCTGCTCTTCGCCCGCGACACCCACACCGTCGAGCTCACCGCGCGCGGGCAGGCGATGCTGGGGTTCGCGCAGACGATCGTCGACACCGAAGAGCGTGCCGAGCGGCACTTCCGCGGCGCCGAGCTGCGCGGCCGCGTGCGCTTCGGCGTCTCGGAGGACTTCGCGCTCGGCGAGCTGCCGGAGATCCTGCACCGGTTGCGCCGCAGCCATCCGCTGGTGGACGTCGAGCTGACCGTCGAGCTGTCGGACGTCCTCGCGCAGCGGCTGCGCGCCGGTCAGCTGGACCTGGTGCTGGGCAAGCGCCGCCCGGGCACCCACCACGGCCGGCTGCTCTGGCGCGAGCCGCTGGTCTGGATCGGCTCGGCGGCGACGGTGCTGGAGCCCGGCCAGCCGGTGCCGCTGGTGCAGTACCCGATGCCGTCGATCACGCGGCAGCTCGCGGTGGAGTGCCTCGAACGCGCGGGCCTGGAGTGGCGGGCCGCGTGCCAGACCTCGAGCCTCACCGGCCTGCGGGCCGCGGCGGCGGCCGGGCTCGGCGTCACCCTGCACGCGCGCAGCCTGGTGCCCGCCGACCTCATCGAGCTCGACGGCCTGCCCGAGCCCGGCGAGATCGAGTTCATGCTGCTGGCCCGCGAGTCGACCGAAGGGCCGGCCGCGGCCCTGGAGGAGTTCGTCCTGGACCGCGTCCGCCGCTAG
- a CDS encoding haloalkane dehalogenase, whose product MDLHYEESGTGTPIVFLHGNPGSSHGWRNILPHVGGGRLLAPDLIGMGRSAKPDIAYSFADHAGYLDAWFDALDLDDVVLVGHDWGGALAFDHAARHPGRVRGVAFFETILRPMAWDELSPQAAERTRKIRTPGVGEELVLEQNLFVRQAFTGGVRTPVADLEPYLAPFPTPESRRPILAWARQLPIGGEPAELVPRMEAYGEWLKTSDGTPKLLMTFEGSPTLLSGEKLVRWCRENIAALDVVACGEAGHHAQEDRPKEIAAEISAWLDRHGLR is encoded by the coding sequence ATGGACCTCCACTACGAAGAGTCCGGCACCGGCACCCCGATCGTCTTCCTGCACGGCAACCCCGGCTCGTCGCACGGCTGGCGGAACATCCTCCCTCACGTCGGCGGCGGGCGGCTGCTCGCGCCCGACCTCATCGGCATGGGCCGCTCCGCCAAGCCCGACATCGCCTACTCCTTCGCCGACCACGCCGGCTACCTCGACGCCTGGTTCGACGCGCTCGACCTGGACGACGTCGTCCTCGTCGGGCACGACTGGGGCGGCGCGCTCGCCTTCGACCACGCCGCGCGGCACCCGGGCCGCGTCCGCGGGGTGGCCTTCTTCGAGACGATCCTCAGGCCGATGGCCTGGGACGAGCTTTCGCCCCAGGCGGCCGAGCGCACGCGGAAGATCCGCACGCCCGGCGTCGGCGAAGAACTGGTCTTGGAGCAGAACCTGTTCGTGCGGCAGGCGTTCACCGGCGGGGTGCGCACACCGGTGGCCGATCTCGAGCCGTACCTCGCGCCGTTCCCGACGCCGGAGAGCCGGCGACCGATCCTCGCGTGGGCGCGCCAGCTGCCGATCGGCGGCGAGCCGGCCGAGCTGGTCCCCCGCATGGAGGCCTACGGCGAGTGGCTGAAGACCAGCGACGGCACGCCGAAGCTGCTCATGACCTTCGAAGGCTCTCCCACGCTGCTCAGCGGCGAAAAGCTGGTGCGGTGGTGCCGGGAGAACATCGCCGCGCTCGACGTCGTCGCCTGCGGCGAAGCCGGGCACCACGCCCAGGAGGACCGGCCGAAGGAGATCGCCGCGGAGATCTCGGCCTGGCTGGACCGGCACGGCCTCCGCTGA
- a CDS encoding dihydrofolate reductase family protein: MTAMTGRRITANLSVTLDGRYHGPGGPADMGAIVAYATTEVARRHLDRIHEGATTAVLGRRNAEGFLGFWPSVAADENADPRDRGYAKWLVDTEKVVFSTTLAEAPWERTRLVNAPAADVITDLKATGSGDILINSSASIIKPLLAANLIDRLYLMTCPEIAGGGPRLFDDGLPPSKWHLSHHETGDQGETAAVYDRIP, translated from the coding sequence CTGACGGCCATGACCGGTCGCAGGATCACCGCGAACTTGAGCGTGACGCTCGACGGCCGCTACCACGGTCCCGGCGGGCCCGCCGACATGGGCGCGATAGTGGCGTACGCGACGACCGAGGTCGCGCGACGGCACCTGGACCGGATCCACGAGGGCGCGACGACAGCGGTCCTGGGCCGCCGCAACGCGGAAGGTTTCCTGGGGTTCTGGCCATCGGTGGCGGCGGACGAGAACGCCGACCCGCGTGACCGCGGCTACGCGAAGTGGCTGGTGGACACGGAAAAAGTTGTCTTCTCGACAACATTGGCCGAAGCGCCGTGGGAGCGCACCCGCCTGGTGAATGCCCCGGCCGCGGACGTGATCACGGATCTGAAAGCCACCGGATCGGGTGACATCCTGATCAACAGCAGCGCGAGCATCATCAAGCCACTATTGGCGGCAAACCTGATCGACCGCCTCTACTTGATGACCTGTCCCGAGATAGCGGGAGGAGGTCCCCGCCTGTTCGACGACGGCCTGCCGCCCTCGAAGTGGCACCTGTCCCACCACGAAACGGGCGACCAAGGCGAAACAGCGGCGGTCTACGACCGCATCCCCTGA
- a CDS encoding bile acid:sodium symporter family protein, producing MTSAPVGRSRVGRGGLARIGLRLDPFVLAILATVGVATLLPASGGVADGFSTATTIAVGLLFFLYGARLSTQEALDGLRRWRLHAVVLAATFVLFPLLGLALFLLPSSVLPAQLAAGVLFLAVLPSTVQSSIAFTSIARGNVAAAICSASLSNLAGIVLTPLLVALLLSGDGAGVDGSAVLGIVLQLLAPFVAGQLARRWIGDWITRNSAPLKLFDRGSILLVVYTAFSAGMVEGIWHRLDAGHLLVLVGVCCVLLAAVLGATGWGARVLGFARADRITIVFCGSKKSLASGLPMATVLFGHAQVGLIVLPLMLFHQIQLIVCATLARRYARSASPDLVPA from the coding sequence ATGACTTCTGCGCCGGTTGGCCGTTCGCGCGTGGGACGCGGCGGGCTGGCCAGAATAGGCCTCAGACTCGACCCGTTCGTCCTCGCCATCCTCGCCACCGTCGGGGTCGCCACGCTGCTGCCCGCTTCGGGCGGCGTAGCGGACGGCTTCAGCACCGCGACCACGATCGCCGTCGGCCTGCTGTTCTTCCTGTACGGCGCCCGGTTGTCCACGCAGGAGGCCCTCGACGGGCTGCGGCGCTGGCGGCTGCACGCGGTCGTGCTGGCCGCGACGTTCGTCCTGTTCCCGCTGCTCGGCCTGGCGCTGTTCCTGCTGCCGTCGTCGGTGCTGCCGGCCCAGCTCGCCGCCGGCGTGCTGTTCCTGGCCGTGCTGCCCTCGACCGTGCAGTCGTCGATCGCGTTCACGTCGATCGCCCGCGGCAACGTCGCGGCGGCGATCTGCAGCGCGTCGCTGTCCAACCTGGCCGGGATCGTGCTCACGCCGCTGCTGGTCGCGCTGCTGCTGTCGGGGGACGGCGCCGGCGTCGACGGTTCGGCCGTGCTCGGGATCGTGCTGCAGCTGCTCGCGCCGTTCGTCGCGGGCCAGCTGGCGCGGCGCTGGATCGGCGACTGGATCACGCGGAATTCGGCGCCGCTCAAGCTGTTCGACCGCGGCTCGATCCTGCTGGTGGTCTACACGGCGTTCAGCGCGGGCATGGTCGAAGGCATCTGGCACCGGCTCGACGCCGGCCACCTGCTGGTGCTCGTGGGCGTGTGCTGCGTGCTGCTCGCCGCGGTGCTGGGCGCGACCGGCTGGGGCGCTCGCGTGCTGGGCTTCGCCCGCGCCGACCGGATCACGATCGTGTTCTGCGGGTCGAAGAAGAGCCTGGCCAGCGGCCTGCCGATGGCGACGGTGCTGTTCGGGCACGCGCAGGTGGGGCTGATCGTGCTGCCGTTGATGCTGTTCCACCAGATTCAGCTGATCGTGTGCGCGACGCTGGCCCGCCGGTACGCGCGCTCGGCTTCGCCGGACCTAGTGCCCGCCTGA
- a CDS encoding sigma-70 family RNA polymerase sigma factor, producing the protein MPATEYGNPAITELLRESNAALHDSLRSGLDVEGTLLRVRSRALVREIAAAQPPEAFPAHWRRHDEPVADAIAGDHAATARLLATIRPLVVRYCRARVGRQERSFASADDVAQEVCVAVLTALPSYRDQGRPFLAFVYGIAQHKVADAHRAAARNRSDPVPEVPDGVSEADGPEQHALRFELNERLARLLDVLPAKQREIVVLRVVVGLSAEETASAVGSTPGAVRVAQHRALARLRRLLTGEED; encoded by the coding sequence ATGCCGGCAACCGAGTACGGGAACCCCGCGATCACCGAGCTGCTGCGGGAGTCCAACGCCGCGCTGCACGACTCGCTGCGGTCCGGCCTCGACGTGGAGGGCACCCTGCTCCGGGTGCGCAGCCGCGCCCTCGTCCGCGAGATAGCCGCGGCGCAGCCCCCCGAGGCGTTCCCCGCGCACTGGCGGCGGCACGACGAGCCGGTCGCCGACGCGATCGCCGGCGACCACGCCGCGACCGCCCGCCTGCTCGCCACCATCCGGCCGCTGGTGGTCCGCTACTGCCGGGCCCGCGTCGGACGGCAGGAGCGCTCGTTCGCCTCGGCCGACGACGTCGCCCAGGAGGTGTGCGTGGCCGTGCTGACCGCGCTGCCGTCCTACCGCGACCAGGGGCGCCCGTTCCTCGCGTTCGTCTACGGCATCGCCCAGCACAAGGTCGCCGACGCGCACCGCGCGGCGGCCCGCAACCGCTCCGACCCGGTCCCGGAGGTCCCCGACGGAGTGTCCGAAGCGGACGGTCCGGAGCAGCACGCCCTCCGGTTCGAGCTGAACGAACGGCTGGCGCGGCTGCTGGACGTGCTGCCCGCGAAGCAGCGGGAGATCGTCGTGCTGCGGGTGGTCGTCGGGCTGTCCGCGGAGGAGACGGCCTCGGCGGTGGGCTCGACGCCCGGCGCCGTCCGCGTCGCCCAGCACCGCGCGCTGGCCAGGCTCCGAAGACTCCTGACGGGAGAAGAGGACTAG
- a CDS encoding DUF5997 family protein → MTSHKTAQTMKPATAAKKLGVYLEATPPQFQEGVVSRDELNALQTDPPEWLRELRRTGPHPRPVVAAKLGISIGGLSRGGITEALTTEQIEALKTENPDWLVRERATQAEVRKETVRVKEKEH, encoded by the coding sequence ATGACGTCGCACAAGACCGCCCAGACGATGAAGCCCGCGACGGCGGCGAAGAAGCTGGGCGTGTACCTCGAAGCCACGCCCCCGCAGTTCCAGGAGGGCGTCGTCTCGCGCGACGAGCTGAACGCGCTGCAGACCGACCCGCCCGAGTGGCTGCGCGAACTGCGCCGCACGGGCCCGCACCCGCGGCCGGTCGTCGCCGCGAAGCTGGGCATCTCCATCGGCGGTCTCAGCCGCGGCGGGATCACCGAGGCGCTCACCACCGAGCAGATCGAGGCGCTGAAGACGGAGAACCCCGACTGGCTGGTGCGGGAACGCGCCACGCAGGCCGAGGTGCGCAAGGAAACCGTGCGGGTCAAGGAGAAGGAGCACTGA
- a CDS encoding metalloregulator ArsR/SmtB family transcription factor: protein MSTPPPDGIAAALGDAARWHIVELLAERPRSVGELAELTGLRQPQATKHLQTLARAGLVAVFPLGQRRVYALEAEPLRAFAGRLADLAKAIDAHEGERDVVARYRAAIEEDIVAADRDQWADGREFAFERLLAVPRDDVWRHWTDPELLASWWVPPSMTVTACVLEPRPGGRAVLAYRDADGEYHAEGWVRLATEPGRLAFDLAVTGEASFTGHYDLELVSVPGGTRLRLGLRITATTVGAVSAIAGIETGWDQVLDHLTDVLLEGKG, encoded by the coding sequence GTGAGTACTCCACCCCCGGACGGGATCGCCGCGGCACTGGGCGACGCGGCGCGCTGGCACATCGTCGAGCTGCTCGCCGAGCGTCCCCGGTCGGTCGGCGAACTGGCCGAGCTGACCGGCCTGCGGCAGCCGCAGGCCACCAAGCACCTGCAGACGCTCGCGCGCGCCGGGCTCGTCGCCGTGTTCCCGCTGGGGCAGCGTCGCGTCTACGCCCTCGAAGCCGAGCCGCTGCGGGCGTTCGCGGGCCGGCTGGCGGATCTGGCGAAGGCGATCGACGCGCACGAAGGCGAGCGGGACGTCGTCGCGCGGTACCGCGCGGCGATCGAAGAAGACATCGTGGCCGCGGACCGCGACCAGTGGGCGGACGGGCGGGAGTTCGCGTTCGAGCGCCTGCTGGCCGTGCCGCGGGACGACGTCTGGCGGCACTGGACGGATCCGGAGCTGCTGGCGTCGTGGTGGGTTCCGCCGTCGATGACGGTCACCGCCTGCGTTCTCGAGCCGCGGCCCGGTGGCCGCGCGGTCCTCGCTTACCGCGACGCCGACGGCGAGTACCACGCCGAAGGGTGGGTGCGCCTCGCGACGGAGCCGGGGCGGCTCGCCTTCGACCTCGCGGTGACCGGGGAAGCGTCTTTCACCGGCCACTACGACCTCGAGCTGGTGTCGGTGCCGGGCGGCACCCGGTTGCGGCTCGGCCTGCGCATCACCGCGACGACGGTCGGGGCGGTGTCCGCGATCGCCGGCATCGAGACCGGCTGGGACCAGGTGCTCGACCACCTCACCGATGTACTCCTCGAAGGAAAGGGCTGA
- a CDS encoding MarR family winged helix-turn-helix transcriptional regulator produces the protein MSTPGHLVWRLSMKWRVAVDRALAPVGLTHAQYVFLSSLFGLERAGTTPSQRELADHTGLEALYVSKLARTLDADGLVERTRDAADTRTIRLRLTDRGHEVVEPAIATVAELLDRLLEPLGGRRGDRTAALARELTLLLDTPLDP, from the coding sequence ATGAGCACTCCCGGGCACCTGGTCTGGCGACTCTCCATGAAGTGGCGGGTGGCCGTCGACCGTGCCCTCGCCCCGGTGGGGCTGACGCACGCCCAGTACGTCTTCCTGTCCTCGCTCTTCGGCCTGGAGCGCGCCGGAACGACCCCGAGCCAGCGAGAACTGGCCGATCACACGGGGCTGGAAGCGCTCTACGTCTCGAAGCTCGCCCGCACCCTCGACGCCGACGGTCTCGTCGAGCGCACCCGGGACGCCGCCGACACCCGCACCATCCGGCTGCGGCTCACCGACCGCGGCCATGAAGTCGTCGAGCCGGCGATCGCGACCGTGGCCGAGCTGCTCGACCGGCTCCTCGAACCCCTCGGCGGCCGGCGGGGCGACCGCACCGCGGCCCTGGCCCGCGAGCTCACCCTCCTCCTCGACACTCCCCTGGATCCCTGA
- a CDS encoding dihydrofolate reductase family protein, producing MAKVLYHITMSLDGFVAGPADDMTWLAGLHTGPNPAVSRLLGELGAVVMGHHTYAPATTAEGRVYGGRWEGPIFVVTRSAEPAPGFTLVDDLGKAVAAACSAAGDGYVAVLGATTARRCLEAGLLDEVLVHVAPVLLGDGVRLFDHPGGTLVRLEPVELSSSGSIGTCWYRVA from the coding sequence ATGGCCAAGGTCCTCTACCACATCACGATGTCCCTCGACGGCTTCGTCGCCGGGCCCGCCGACGACATGACGTGGCTCGCCGGCCTGCACACCGGCCCGAACCCGGCCGTTTCGCGACTTCTCGGCGAGCTCGGGGCGGTGGTGATGGGCCACCACACGTACGCACCGGCGACAACGGCGGAGGGCCGGGTGTACGGCGGCCGCTGGGAGGGCCCGATCTTCGTGGTGACCCGCTCCGCCGAGCCGGCACCGGGCTTCACCTTGGTCGACGACCTGGGCAAGGCCGTGGCGGCGGCGTGTTCGGCGGCCGGGGACGGGTACGTGGCGGTGCTGGGTGCGACGACGGCGCGGCGGTGCCTGGAAGCGGGACTGCTGGACGAGGTGCTGGTGCACGTGGCCCCGGTCCTGCTCGGCGACGGGGTGCGGCTGTTCGACCACCCCGGGGGGACGCTGGTGCGGCTCGAGCCGGTGGAGCTGAGCAGCTCCGGGTCGATCGGCACCTGCTGGTACCGGGTGGCGTGA
- a CDS encoding LysR substrate-binding domain-containing protein, which yields MTSFRLAYVPGATPAKWVRTWAERQPGVPLELVPVAAADATELIRARGADAALLRSPIDRDGLHAIPLYTETTVVVVAKDHLIAAADEVSTADLADELVLQPLDDTIEWTSLPGRPAVSRPDSTADAIELVAAGVGVLVVPQSLARLHHRRDLTYRTVADAPQSSVALSWLEDETSDLMETFIGIVRGRTVNSTRGRQAAPAAAPAEKKRPERKPAAKSAGKPARRGGGAPKRGKPRRKS from the coding sequence GTGACCTCGTTCCGTCTCGCGTACGTCCCGGGTGCGACGCCCGCCAAGTGGGTGCGGACGTGGGCCGAGCGCCAGCCGGGCGTGCCGCTCGAGCTGGTTCCCGTGGCGGCGGCCGACGCGACGGAGCTGATCCGGGCGCGCGGCGCGGACGCGGCGCTGCTGCGGTCCCCGATCGACCGCGACGGCCTTCACGCCATCCCGCTCTACACCGAGACGACGGTCGTGGTGGTCGCCAAGGACCACCTGATCGCGGCGGCGGACGAAGTGTCCACAGCGGACTTGGCGGACGAGCTCGTGCTGCAGCCTCTGGATGACACGATCGAGTGGACTTCGCTTCCGGGACGGCCCGCGGTCTCGCGGCCGGACTCCACGGCGGACGCGATCGAGCTGGTGGCCGCGGGGGTCGGGGTGCTGGTGGTCCCGCAGTCCCTCGCCCGCCTGCACCACCGCCGCGACCTGACGTACCGGACGGTCGCGGACGCGCCGCAGTCGAGCGTGGCGCTGTCGTGGCTCGAGGACGAGACGTCCGACCTGATGGAGACGTTCATCGGGATCGTGCGCGGCCGCACGGTCAACAGCACGCGCGGGCGGCAGGCCGCGCCGGCGGCGGCTCCGGCGGAGAAGAAGCGTCCGGAGCGCAAGCCGGCGGCGAAGTCCGCCGGGAAGCCGGCGCGGCGAGGCGGCGGGGCCCCGAAGCGCGGGAAGCCGCGCCGCAAGTCCTGA